From Vidua macroura isolate BioBank_ID:100142 chromosome 30, ASM2450914v1, whole genome shotgun sequence, one genomic window encodes:
- the LOC128820776 gene encoding serine/threonine-protein kinase pim-1-like — MPPARPRPRAGLPRPRPRPRPRPRPRPRPRLCPCPCPCPCPCPCPRPSRRGLAPARLWPCWRWRCWAGISAWGWGGIAALWLRLARARPRPRRGLQSRPRRRLLPGPAEDTGGAAAAAASAAASPARAPPLGSAAAGPEPPLSRCQQRTPGDGRPGALGGRSGAAPGPGPSADSRVPPAGKAQEALQERYRLGSLLGSGGFGSVFAATRLSDGAPVAIKRVPRDRIRHWGELPDGTSAPLEIVLLAKVASGCAGVIQLLEWLQLPDSFLLVLEHPERCQDLSGFLAERRFLPEEEARGLFRQVLEAVRHCTSCGVLHRDIKPQNILLDLATGQLKLIDFGCGAFLQDTAYTQFAGTLSYSPPEWIHHQRYHGEAATIWSLGLLLCHLVMGKHPFRRGQEIIWGRILLPRRLSQECQDVIKRCLSMQPLDRPSLEELFRDPWVQGVPLP, encoded by the exons atgcccccggcccgcccccggccccgggcggggctgccccgtccccgtccccgtccccgtccccgtccccgtccccgtccccgtccccgtctctgtccctgtccctgtccctgtccctgtccctgtccctgtccccggccGTCCCGCCGCGGTCTCGCCCCCGCCCGGCTCTGGCCGTGCtggcgctggcgctgctgggcgggcatcagtgcctggggctggggcggcATCGCCGCCCTTTGGCTCCGCCTggcccgagcccggccccggccccgacgTGGGCTCCAgtcccggccccggcgccggcTCCTCCCGGGCCCCGCGGAGGACACAggcggcgcggccgctgccgccgcctccgctGCGGCTTCCCCGGCCCGAGCTCCGCCGctcggcagcgcggccgccggccccgagCCGCCGCTGTCCCGTTGCCAGCAGAGAACGCCTGGGGATGGCCGGCCCGGGGCGCTCGGGGGGCGCTCGGGGGCCGCTCCTGGCCCCGGGCCGAGCGCTGACAGCCGCGTCCCGCCCGCAGGGAAGGCGCAGGAGGCCCTGCAGGAGCGGTACCGGCTGGGTTCGCTGCTGGGCAGCGGCGGCTTCGGCAGCGTCTTCGCGGCCACGCGGCTCTCGGACGGCGCCCCg gtggccatcaaaagGGTGCCGCGGGATCGCATCCGGCACTGGGGCGAGCTG cccgACGGCACCAGCGCACCCCTGGAGAtcgtgctgctggccaaggtggCCTCTGGCTGCGCTGGTGTCAttcagctcctggagtggctCCAGCTCCCCGACAGCTtcttgctggtgctggagcaccCGGAGCGGTGCCAGGACCTGTCGGGTTTCCTGGCGGAGCGGAGGTTCCTGCCGGAGGAGGAGGCGCGGGGGCTGTTccgccaggtgctggaggccgtgcggcactgcaccagctgcggggtcctgcacagggacatcAAGCCCCAGAACATCCTGCTCGACCTGGCCACCGGGCAGCTGAAACTGATCGACTTTGGCTGTGGCGCCTTCCTCCAAGACACAGCCTACACCCAGTTTGCAg GAACCCTGTCCTACAGCCCACCAGAGTGGATCCACCACCAACGCTACCACGGCGAGGCAGCGACCATCTGGTCCCTGGgcctcctgctgtgccacctgGTCATGGGCAAGCACCCGTTCAGGAGGGGCCAGGAGATCATCTGGGGGCGGATCTTGTTGCCACGACGGCTCTCTCAAG agtgcCAGGATGTCATTAAGAGGTGTTTGTCCATGCAGCCCTTGGACAGGCCGTCCTTAGAAGAGCTTTTCCGTGATCCTTGGGTGCAGGGTGTTCCTCTGCCCTAG